DNA from Variovorax sp. PBL-H6:
CCGCCGAAGGTGCCGACGGGGGTACGCAAGGGATTGACGATAAAGGCTTGTCTCATGGTCCTTGTCCTGTCCAAAGAAGAGCGAAAGCTGGACGCGCTCAGCGCCAGCCGAGGCTTCGCGCGGCTTGATGGCCTTCTTGCTCTAGGCGCGCGCGGTGCGAGGGGTGCGCGATGTCGATCATTCGTCGCATGCGTGCAGCCAGCGGGGCGCCGCGCAGGTCGGCAACGCCGTACTCGGTGACGAAGACGCCTGCGTCGCAGCGAGGCGTGCTCACCGGCCCCGAAAGCCGGGCGACGATGCGACTGTGAGCACCGGCGGTCGAAGGCAATGCCACCACGGGTACGCCCCCGCGACTGCGCTGCGCGCCCCGCAGGAAATCCACTGCACCTCCAACGGCGCCCACGTAGGAGCCGGCGGCGACCTCCGAGTTGACCTGACCCGTCAGGTCGACCTCGACCGCGGAGTTGATCGCAGCGAGCCGGGAGAGAGACGCCAGCACCTCGGGGTGATGCGTGTACTCGGTGCCGCGCAACTGCAGTGCAGGGTTGTTGTGCGCATATCGATGCAGCCGTGTGCCGCCCAGCAGAACGCCGGCGATGCTGGTCCCGGTGTCACGTCCCTTGCGCGCGTTGGTCACCGCGCCGGCTTCGATCAATTCGACGACGGCGTCGCCCACCGCGCCGGAGTGGATGCCCAAATCGCGCCGGCCCCGCAGCGCGCCGAGCACTGCTTCGGGAATCGCTCCAAGTCCGCATTGCAGCGTCGCGCCATCCTCCACCAGCGCCGCGACGTGGGCAGCGATGGCCCGTTCCCGGTCACCGACCTGGGTCGCGGGCACGGGCGACGGCGGATACGACGCCTCGACCCGCAAATCGATTTCTTCAGGCTGCAGCAGGCGATCGCCGCAGGTCCACGGCATCTGCGCATTGACTTCGGCGATCACGACGCGGGCGATGTCCAATGCGGCGAGCAGGTACTCGTGCGCCAGGCCGAGGCTGTGGCGGCCCTGTTCGTCGGCGGGCGGCACCTGCAGCAGGAGGACGTCGATGCGCAGCGCGCCGCTGCGGATGAACGCCGGCAGGTCGGAATAGTGGCAGGGCAGGATCTCGAGCACTCCGGCGTCGGCGATACGCCGGTTGGTGCCGCTGCCACAGTAGCCGATGAAATCGATCGCATCGGCGTGCTGCGCGTCGAGCAGGCCCGTCAGCCCGATGCCAAGAAACGCCCGGGTGCGCGCAAAGTCGTGGCGCTGCTCCGCGTAGGCCCGCACCAGAGTTGCCGGCTCGGCGCTGGCCTGGCCCCACATCAGGGTGTCGCCGGCGCGAATCCACCGGGCAAGGTCTAGCGTTGCGGCGGCCGGGAGCGATGGCGCCGCGCCCGGTCGCGCGACGCCTTGGGTCAGATCGGATCCCATGTGAAGACGTCTGCCGAACGATCCATCGACACGAACGCCGATCGCAGTGCCGGAATACCGTGCTCGGCCAAGGTCTTGGCCGTCCAGCCTTCCTGGCGGTGGACGGATCGTAGCGGGCGCGGCTGGCTCATGAGGAACACCTCGTTGTTGCGAACGGTAAAGACCTGGGCATTCACTTCGGCGGCGGCGTCGCTGAGCAGATAGACAGTCAACGGGGCGATCTTGGCGGGAGTCATCTGCTTGAACTTCTCCACGCGGGCAACCTGGTCGGGGGTATCCGTGGGGATCGAACTCGTCATGGCCGTCCAGGCGAACGGCGCAATGCAGTTGGAACGCACGTGGAACTTCTGCATGTCGAGCGCAATGCTCTTCGAGAGGGCGGTGATCCCCATCTTCGCCGCGTTGTAGTTGGCCTGGCCGAGGTTGCCGATCAGGCCGGAGGTCGAGGTCATGTGCACGAACGCGCCGCTGCCCTGTTCCTTGAAATGGTTGGCTGCCGCACGGCTGACGTAGTAGGTGCCGTAGAGATGCACCCTGATGACGGCATCCCACTCGTCGGCACCCATCTTGTGGAAGAAGCGGTCCCGCAGGATGCCCGCGTTGTTGATCACGCCGTCGAGGCGGCCGAAGTGCTCGACCGCGCCGTCGACGATGCGCTGGGCCTCGGCCGGATCGGCCACGCTGCCGAGGCTTGCCAGCGCCTCTCCCCCTTCGTTGCGGATCTCCTCGACGACGCCGTGCGCCGCGTCGCCCGTGTCGTTGACCATCACCCGAGCGCCTTCACGTGCCAGTCCGAGCGCGAGATCCCGCCCGATGCCGGCACCGGCTCCGGTGACCAGCACCACCTTGTCTTGCACCATGTTGCTGCCTGTCGCATTTGTCATTTCTGTGTCCTGGATCGAGTGGAAGGGGGTTCTGCTCAGCACGAGCGCGGCATTCCGGGGACGTGCTCGGCCACGTCGCTCGGGATGAGGTCGGTGGAGAGGGGCGCGACCTGATAATCTAATTGATGTTTAGATTGTCACATGGATGTCTGCGGGTTTTCAATCGATAGAAACGTAGGGAAAACCTGAATTTGATCTCTCGAACTAAGTGCCGTTAAGATTAGAACGTCAGAAGCTTTGCTCTTAGGTACCTCTTTGACAGGAGACAGAATGTTCGCAAGAAAGCGCTTGAAGTTCGGCCCGGCGTGCACTCGAAGGCGCTGGTTCAAGGCCCTGGCCGCCGGCATTGCCTTGCCGCTTGTGCTGGGTGCTTCCGGCTCCGTGGGGGCGACCGCATTCCCGGACAAGCCGATCAGGCTGATCGTCCCGTACAACCCCGGCGGCATCACCGACAGCCTCGCACGCCGCCTGGCCGAATTGATGCGACAGGACTTGCAGCAGCCGGTCATCGTCGAGAACAAGCCGGGGGGCAATACTGCGCTGGGTGCGCGCGCCGTCGCTTCCGCCGCGCCCGACGGGTACACCGTGCTCTTCGCGACCGGCGCTACCGCTGTGCTGAACCCGCTGCTCTATCCCAAGCTTTCCTACAACCCCGATAAGGAACTGCTCCCCGTGGCGCGTGTAGCGATCACGCCAATGGTCATGGTGGTGGGCCCCAACTCGACGTACCGTGCCCTGCGGGAGTTTGTCGTCGATGCCAAGGCCAATCCCGGAAAGTTCAACTACGCATCCACGGGCACCGGCAGCTCGCTGCACCTGGCAGTTGAGCTGCTGCAGAGCGAGACTGGTATTTCCCTCGTGCACGTGCCTTTCAACGGCAGCGCGCCCGCGCAGTCGGCGCTGATGGGTGGGGACGTGCAGTTCTTCGCCGATGCGGCGGGCAGTTCGATGGCGCTGGTGCAGGGCGGCAGGCTGCGTGCCCTGGCAGTGACCAGCCGCGAGCGCCTTCCGGCCTTGCCCGAGGTTCCGACCGTGGCTGAAAGCGGCTATCCGAACGTCGAAGTCACGACCTGGTTCGGGCTGATGCTGCCGCGAAACGCACCCGCTGATGTAGCGAACCGGCTCAACGTCTCGGCGGCGCGTGCAATTGCCGACCCGAGCTTCCGTCAGCAATTCGAGGCGCTTGGTCTGGTCGTGCCTCCGGCCATGACACAGGCCGAGTTCGTTCGATACATCGGCAAGGAGCGCGAGCGCTGGGCGCCTCTGATCCGAGCCAAGAACATCGTCCTCGAATAGCCCTTTCCCCATCCACACTGGAAGTCATCGAATGTTCGAAGCCAATCTCTTGCGCGGCAAACGCATCCTTGTCACCGGCGGAGGCTCCGGCCTGGGCCGCGAAATCGCCGAACGCTACCTTCAGCTTGGCGCAGAGGTCCATATCTGCGGGCGCCGCCAGTCGATCATTGATACGGCCGCCGCGGAACTGACGGC
Protein-coding regions in this window:
- a CDS encoding acetyl-CoA hydrolase/transferase family protein; translated protein: MGSDLTQGVARPGAAPSLPAAATLDLARWIRAGDTLMWGQASAEPATLVRAYAEQRHDFARTRAFLGIGLTGLLDAQHADAIDFIGYCGSGTNRRIADAGVLEILPCHYSDLPAFIRSGALRIDVLLLQVPPADEQGRHSLGLAHEYLLAALDIARVVIAEVNAQMPWTCGDRLLQPEEIDLRVEASYPPSPVPATQVGDRERAIAAHVAALVEDGATLQCGLGAIPEAVLGALRGRRDLGIHSGAVGDAVVELIEAGAVTNARKGRDTGTSIAGVLLGGTRLHRYAHNNPALQLRGTEYTHHPEVLASLSRLAAINSAVEVDLTGQVNSEVAAGSYVGAVGGAVDFLRGAQRSRGGVPVVALPSTAGAHSRIVARLSGPVSTPRCDAGVFVTEYGVADLRGAPLAARMRRMIDIAHPSHRARLEQEGHQAARSLGWR
- a CDS encoding SDR family NAD(P)-dependent oxidoreductase — protein: MVQDKVVLVTGAGAGIGRDLALGLAREGARVMVNDTGDAAHGVVEEIRNEGGEALASLGSVADPAEAQRIVDGAVEHFGRLDGVINNAGILRDRFFHKMGADEWDAVIRVHLYGTYYVSRAAANHFKEQGSGAFVHMTSTSGLIGNLGQANYNAAKMGITALSKSIALDMQKFHVRSNCIAPFAWTAMTSSIPTDTPDQVARVEKFKQMTPAKIAPLTVYLLSDAAAEVNAQVFTVRNNEVFLMSQPRPLRSVHRQEGWTAKTLAEHGIPALRSAFVSMDRSADVFTWDPI
- a CDS encoding Bug family tripartite tricarboxylate transporter substrate binding protein; translated protein: MFARKRLKFGPACTRRRWFKALAAGIALPLVLGASGSVGATAFPDKPIRLIVPYNPGGITDSLARRLAELMRQDLQQPVIVENKPGGNTALGARAVASAAPDGYTVLFATGATAVLNPLLYPKLSYNPDKELLPVARVAITPMVMVVGPNSTYRALREFVVDAKANPGKFNYASTGTGSSLHLAVELLQSETGISLVHVPFNGSAPAQSALMGGDVQFFADAAGSSMALVQGGRLRALAVTSRERLPALPEVPTVAESGYPNVEVTTWFGLMLPRNAPADVANRLNVSAARAIADPSFRQQFEALGLVVPPAMTQAEFVRYIGKERERWAPLIRAKNIVLE